The following are encoded together in the Legionella busanensis genome:
- a CDS encoding Lpg1974 family pore-forming outer membrane protein produces the protein MGPVCVPGNVTVPCESVGFDVGIHALYLRPAFNGNQYADNFLGYNTNGTFLDKHDDWLWGFKLEGSYHFSTGSDITASWYHLRDDIVTSGNTYDSLVTGSTLSFAYNKDKYAWDAVNVEFGQHANFGMFKDVRFHAGIQYVNIKLQEYAPVTITTTDGDVIPNYNDTTQKFKGVGPRVGMDLAYNFNDAFNIYGRLAGALLIGDVDSLDKSGGTLPFFNSSSTTIVPEFDVKLGVAYSYNMPTSKLIVDGGYMATNYFEALTLVSGGVTPSTSYGFHGPYFGVKYIGMMI, from the coding sequence ATGGGTCCTGTTTGTGTACCTGGAAATGTTACTGTACCTTGTGAATCTGTAGGGTTTGACGTAGGTATTCACGCTCTGTATCTAAGACCTGCTTTTAATGGCAACCAGTATGCTGATAATTTCTTAGGTTATAATACAAACGGAACATTCTTAGACAAACATGATGACTGGTTATGGGGCTTTAAACTTGAGGGTTCTTACCATTTTAGTACAGGCTCTGATATTACAGCAAGCTGGTATCATTTAAGAGATGATATTGTAACTTCGGGTAATACCTATGATAGCTTAGTCACAGGCAGCACGTTATCATTTGCTTATAATAAAGATAAGTATGCTTGGGATGCAGTTAACGTTGAATTTGGACAACATGCAAACTTTGGTATGTTTAAAGATGTGCGTTTTCATGCAGGTATTCAATATGTAAATATAAAGCTTCAAGAATATGCCCCAGTCACTATTACTACTACCGATGGTGATGTAATTCCAAACTACAATGATACTACTCAAAAATTTAAAGGTGTAGGTCCTCGTGTTGGTATGGACTTGGCTTATAATTTTAATGATGCATTCAATATTTATGGCAGACTTGCGGGTGCTTTATTAATTGGAGATGTTGATTCACTGGATAAATCGGGTGGCACGCTTCCTTTCTTTAATTCTTCTTCTACAACTATTGTTCCAGAGTTTGATGTTAAATTAGGTGTTGCCTACTCTTACAATATGCCAACGAGTAAACTTATTGTTGATGGTGGATATATGGCCACTAACTATTTTGAAGCCTTAACTCTAGTTTCAGGTGGAGTAACACCTTCCACTAGTTATGGGTTTCATGGACCTTATTTTGGTGTTAAATATATCGGTATGATGATTTAA